GCAGTTTATTTTCTTATCTGCAAAATGAAGTAAATAAAATGCAAATCATTTTTTGGAACTTATAAACATGTTATTTTGAAAACATATATGCGTGCAACTTTGTCTTATATAGGCTGTGTGCGTGTGCTTAACTAACAAGACAGCCACAAATGTACTCATCTGTGTTGCATGAGGTGCTCAGTTAGTGTGTATGATCACcgttttattcttttcaaaacaaaaaaaaaggacatTTCACATATTCACTCAATATTTACATATATGTTTTTTTGAAGAAATTGCATCTTGTGTTGATATGAAAATCATCGTTTCAGCATGTGTTGCCATACATGTTAATAATCTTCGAATTCTTGTGCACCTAAATCAAGCAATCAAAATGACCCATGTAGTCAAGATGAGTGCAAAATGAATGATCAggaatgagcatgaaaatgtgcATATGAACTAGCATGAACTGTCACTATAGTTGGTCGAATAATTTGAAAAAGAAGATTatcatttttatgtaaaaaattataaaaaaccaTAATGTCATATGATGGTAGAAAATTACCATATGAAGTAATCTACATGCAGTAATGACTCGATCAATGATAATACGTACCAGGTTCATAATTGCAAACTGTAACCTGGGGGCATATTTCTTCTAACTTATTTTCACTTGTCTCTGGGCCAAGCATTGTTTGTATATATCAAATTATACAGTCATATGACACTAAACACCTCAAATTGGCAATTTATTGCAGAAAATTCTCCAGTTGTGCAAAAACAGAGTTATGCTTTTCGATAATAAGACAACAAATGAGATTAAGCGAGCTGCACAGGTGAAGCAGCTGCTCTGCCTTGTAGATTCCGTTGTAGCGAGTAATGGTGGACAACCTTTTTCAGATGAGATTTTTGTTGAACTTAAGGTGAGGATGTTCCTTTCATCATATGAAAAATCCGTTGATGTTATATCAGATATTTATTTTCACTAATGAATGTTAACACAACGATTTGTTTGACAGGAGGGAGCTTTAAGGATGCATGATAGGGAGAAAGAGGTTGAAGCTATGAAGGGTTATTCAGAAAAACGGATATCTGAGTTGAAGGAAGAGATCTATAAGTCATATGATGATCAACTTGCACGAATAACAGAGATGGTACTCTTCTTAACTAAATGCTTCCAGTGACATCTAATTGCTTTATTCTTGGAGAACTTATACCTTTCTAATGGAGATTCACAAGCTAGTAACCATTTGACAGTTTTGAGGCACAGTTTATGGATGTGACTTAGGAGATTGTGATGGGAAGTGGGGAAGTGTCACACAAACTTTACTTTTACTTATGGGGTTGCATAGCATTCAAAACTTAACAGAAATCTGGCTCATTATGGATTTTAGGAACTATGTGAGGCGATTGGTAGAatgattgaattttaaattttagtacaGAGGTGGGTTTTGGTATTCTGCTGAGTTTGAGAAGTGGGATTAGTTGTGTTTGGGCGACATTGGCTAGGTTAAAGGCTAGTTATGGTAGGTTAAAGGACTTGTGTAATTTGATGTGTGAGGGTTAGGTGTTAATATGGTTGATTAACTTGGTTAGGGGATTATTATGTCAGTTACTTTTTCCCCAGAAAAAGTGAGTTGGttaaggaagcttggtcatttctGTTTGGCAAAGCTAAATACAGTTTCCTTACATAGAAAATGTTTATCTTGATGACTTGCCTATATTAAGGGCTGAGATATCTTCTTTTCTTAGCATATATTAATTGAAAAGGCtgtattcttttttttgttcTATAAGATTTTTTTGTTCTTTCGAGTAAGACAACTTTTATAATTGAATAGGCTTAGAACTGACGTGCATGTATCTGTGTATATACATAGTcacatatgtatgtgtatgtatgtatgttttgtACTTTGCCTCTCATATGCAAAAAGTCATATGTGAAGAATGGCTTAATGCAATTGTACATATGGGGCCTTAGAAGGTAGATCATGCATCATTGCAACTCACTGTGCTCCCAATACCTGCTTCTCCAAATTAGTTGACTAGTTCTATCATTTATTTTCTATACAGAAGTATGCCAGAGAGCTTTTAAAATTGCAAATGATGGTCTGTTATGCCATCTTTTAAATCATTGATTCTgccaaatagaaaagaaaagaaagaaatggaaAGTATCATACATTATTTCCACGTATGTAATAAAATGGCCTTAAGATCGTCTTTTATATTTGTGTAATTTTCTATATTGCCACTGGTTCTAGCAAATACACTGCGATGTCAATCATATGCCTGCCCATAGCATGGTTGATTTTTGTACTTTAGAAGCAGTTGAACTCTTTCTGAAGTAGCTCGGAACCAGAGTATGTCTTGGAATGCTTTTGCATGGTCAAGGGTAATTTGCAGCTTGGGTATTCTATTTCTTTACATGTAATTCAGTTTTGATTGTAGGATGCAGCTTTCATGTGATATAATTGAACTGGTCTGATTTGATGTGTTACCGTCTCATCTCTTATCTGGTGATATCTTCATGTGAGCTTGAACTCCCATATCTATCTCTGTAGGTGGAGCAGAAGTTAAAACAAACAATTGATAGACTTGAGAAACAGTTGGCTAAAGAACAAGCTGCACGACTAGAAGCAGAGAAGCTATCACAAGAAGCCAGAATGAGATCAGATGATGAGATTCGTGAGCTTAGGGAGAGTCTGGAGAGAGCTCGAAAGGAGAATGAGGAATTCCGAAAGCGTGCTGAAAGTATGAAGTGTGCCATCCTGTGATGTCATCTTATTGGACAATTAGTTAGATGGTTGTTTATAAggtcatacttttaatttttatttggttGGGCTTTATATGGAACAGTAAGTTGTGGCCGTACTATCTGTTCTTACTTTATCAAGCATGCTGGAATACAGTTAACTGGCTTTATAGCAATGTAAATGCTGTTAAGATGCACTCTGCATTTGCTTTACCGGCTACAATGGTAGTTTATTATTAGTAGTTTTGCTCCATTCATGGTTGGATAAGGTATATGGTGTATAGAGTGATTCTTTGTACACCATATGCGGTATAAAAAAATTGCACCGTCCCATCTGTATATGGTCTTATTCAGAGATTGCTTTAAGATGTGGGAGGTATACTAATTGTTTAGTCCCTGATTGCTTGTTTTGTTGATTCTTTTTTTTCGCCATGGAAGTGTTGCTCTTGTTTGTACTTATATAAAACAAATTTAGATCAAACCCTGCAGGCAACATCTAGATCTGCCCATTTTTTGAGGGCAACCTCCCTTTCCTGTTTGGAAACTTAACCCAATCTGTGATCTTTCTGCCTGAAAATTgcccatatctttttttttttaaaaaagaaaagaaaaggcaaagaaaagagaaaaaaaaggaggtgACTTCTCGCCGGCAGATGATTATGGCAACATATTTGGATGGTGTTTGCTTGCTTGGGTGCGCTGGAGCTTTATGTGCATTGAGAAGTAGCGGCCATCGTTTTGTTCTCTAGTTTCTTCCCAATAAATTTGGGGAATCTAGAAaaatctctttttgatttttatcAGTGGGTCAATAAATTGCAGGAAAGGTGTCTTTTTGATTATGTTCAGTGGTAATGCATCTAACATTTTCTTGATGTTCACAAGCTCTAAACCCTAAACCCATAtctttaacctttcaaatcctagTGAAGGCAGGATTCGAATCGAAGCTTGTGGTGTAGTCAAAAAGAAACTTGGATACTGATTCTCTATGCTTATGGCTTCCAACTATTGACGGCGAGCTAATTAGAAGAGAATCTTATCTCTTTACTGCAACTTATACCGTAACTAAGATGCCTCATGCATGTGAAACTTTCTTAGATTTTCAAGATGCCTTGCATCAATTACTTTGCTTAATTAAATGGCACAATTCACAGTAATAATTGAAAGGGAGCAATGGCAATACACTGCACCAGCAGAGTGGCtttgaattattttcttatcTGAGGCGATTAGAATACAACATATCGAGTAATTTTTTGAGTTTACATTTTTGGGTTGCTACTGCATTTTTGTTTTCAAAACATTATTTTCCTTTCGAACATAAACAATGATCTTTGCTGGGCACAAAACAACAGCTATAACAGAATGCTTCATGAGATccattattatattaaattatcacTTATTactacataaaaaaataatatcattatttaaGCACATCACTatttgtgaaaaaaaataaaaatccttccGACTAACATCAACTTATAACTTGCAATATTGCAAAACCCACGGCAAAATCCGCCTATACCAATCAAGAGAACGTCCATGTAGATATCTGGTATAGAAAGGATTGACTCTCTGTCcagcaattaaaaattttatatttatatttacttcaTATCCATCTCGAATCAGATTGGATGGTGTCAAATAATGGTACGAGTCAAATTAGGAcagatagataaaataaattacatcaaattagataaaaaaattatcataaaaatattataaaataaatataatttaaaaaaaaaattagatcaaaattatttcttaATTCATATCGGTTCAGGAtggaatatatttttatctataatcCATatctactataaattttgattgaattaaataaAATTCATCTTACTTGGACTATAATTGTCATCCCTAATTTTTTTTATCGCCTGTGCTGCAGTACAGATGTCCCACCATGTGCTTCAGCATTGAGCCACCACTTCCCTTCCAATGGTCCTTTAAGACCGACACGAACAGCCGTTCGATCCCATCACAACGGTCTATGTCCACCGACGCACCCGCCGGAAATTATCCACCGCTCGAAGCCGGCATCGGTGGGGCATTCTAGTGAATGAAAATCCTGAGGGTTTTCCTGTAATTTTGGATATCACAGTGTAATTTATATACCACTCCACTGCCCGAAGAACTGTCCCGTTTCTCCGCCCTTTCCCTCGATCGCTCCTCTCGGCTCtcgctcccccctctctctctttgaaATCTAGGGTTTTTGGCATCGCTCGTTGGCCCGGAGACGATCGAAGTAAGTTTTCTATTCTTCTATTGCAGGTTCTGATTTGCTTCATAATCGATACAGTATTGACGGCTCGTTTTCCCGTCTCATTTTGGTGTAATGTGCTTCCCTATCTATTCGATTTCTCCCCTAGGGTTCTTTTTTAATGAGTTCTTCTGGAGTTAATGTCTTAGTTTAGATTCTATCATTAAAATCTTTTTGTGTTCAATGTCGCATCCTTTTCTGTGGTTTTTTTTGTTTAGTTTTCTCCGCGAAATAATTCTAGGTCTGCTCAACTTTTGGTTTATTTAAGGTTTTTTTCTTGTCTTTCGAAGCGTTTAGATCAGATGGAAACAGAACTTCAACTTGTAGTGGTCGCCAGAACATGGTTCATTCGTTGGAGAACAAGCTGTAATTTTGATTCCTAAAGTTGGCCGGTGTAATAAACAAACTGATGCCTTCTTAACATGTGGCCTGCAAAAGCATGGTACTTCCTTTGATGTCGATTTGTaaacattccttttttttttttttttgggtaaagctTTATTTCTTGGTTTTTACTCTATTAATCGATCGATCTTGTTCATGGGAATTGTTCGATACTTTCTGTAAAGCAGAAATTTGGTTCGCAtggtatcattttttttaatgattaccGTATTAAATTGAACTGATTTATAGCATTAATACAACGTTAAATATGTTGGTTTGTGATTGCAGTGCTGGTGTTTCTTTTAGCTATATATTATGGAAGTGAGATGTGGATGAAAAGAATTAAGACCACTTATCGTCATGGTTGTACAAGTTAAATTGATTTTTTTCTGTGATACTTCATGCAATGATTGATCCTATTTGTACTTAGCTCCCATTAGCTTTTCTTTCATGCTCCATGGGAATTTTCTACACCTTTGCCCTCTTACAGCTGATATATGCaccacttttcttcttcttcttcttcttttcaattaaatttttaatttaaaaaatgtgTGGGCAATTTGGTCCTAATAATTTGCAGTTTTGCACTGTCCATTACTGCAGGCATAGTACAGATCTCAAATCAGCTCCCTGAGTTGGAAAGAAGATTAGCGCAAGATGGCAAATATGAATATAACCTACATTTTAGAAAAGGTATTCATTTTCTTAAAGTGGTAATAATGATATTCTACAATACATTATTTACCTCTGCTCTGTTTTGATACTGGCTCCTTTGACGGGTTTCTGTCAGATGACGGGCAAGGATAAAGATTACAGATATATGGCAACCTCAGACTTACTTAATGAGTTGAACAGGGAAGCGTTTAAAGCTGATACTGATCTGGAAGTGAAATTGTCAAATATTGTCCTTCAACAGCTTGAAGATGCAGCTGGGGATGTTTCTGGTTTAGCTATGAAATGGTTTGCACTTGTTTCTTAGCCATGTGATACTGTTGATGCTTTATATGttagaaccttttttttttttgcggggggttgggggggggggtgggggtgtTAGTGGGGGGAGGGGTCTTGAAGGTCTAGAAACTGCCATGTGTGCACAAGTGTATCCACGTGTGCTTGTGCACGCATGCATGCCTGCATGTGTGCAAATGAGGCAAGACATCTGGTTTTGGATTTCAGTTCAGGAGTGTAGGGACCGGACATGTGACATTTTCATGTCCAAAGATCCAGGCATTGTATTGAACATATTGTTGGTCGGACTTGCAGACTAAATTGGAAACAGGTTACTTATTTCCTAAATTTTATCTAGTGAATATCCTTTATATTGAATTCTTAATGGTGCAAAGTCCCGACCTAGGTAGTTCTCAGCTTACCATACTCTAATCTTCAGGGAGGGGAACTGGCCCACCTCCAACACCCCCTCCAAGAAAAAAACCCCTCTGCCACATGGTTTGATGAGTACTGCAGATTTGTTAGTACATACCCTTGTAATTTGTTTGTCAACACAGTACTTCTCTTATTTCCCTTTTTT
Above is a genomic segment from Elaeis guineensis isolate ETL-2024a chromosome 1, EG11, whole genome shotgun sequence containing:
- the LOC105038524 gene encoding immune-associated nucleotide-binding protein 9, with protein sequence MARSKIDDDWELTSSGNGVSTVVVVGKTGNGKSATGNSILGRKAFLSQFSPAGVTNTCEMQSTILKDGRTVNVIDTPGLFDFSAGSEFIGKEIVRCIDMAKDGIHAVLMVFSIRSRFSREEEAAIQSLQTFFGERIVNYMIVVFTGGDDLEGSGMTLKEYIGRGCPEPLQKILQLCKNRVMLFDNKTTNEIKRAAQVKQLLCLVDSVVASNGGQPFSDEIFVELKEGALRMHDREKEVEAMKGYSEKRISELKEEIYKSYDDQLARITEMVEQKLKQTIDRLEKQLAKEQAARLEAEKLSQEARMRSDDEIRELRESLERARKENEEFRKRAESMKCAIL